A genomic segment from Dechloromonas denitrificans encodes:
- a CDS encoding sirohydrochlorin chelatase: MNDTTLLLVGHGSRGREGNKETINFAAQWREQHPDWRIEVCFIEHAEVLLDAGLDRAAREAKRVVAIPFILNAAGHVKMELPHALEEARLRHPGVEFVVTRHLGMGREIFAVLQGQLDHLMKQLAVPDPMTTGVILLGRGSSDAGANGELAKMARWIFEDNDHELVDLAFTGVTWPRLETVVQRQVRLGMMQIAIVPVYLFTGVLIERIKEQVERLQRQYPQISFALGTHFGFDKGIFELLDRKADGDAEAGGMLECDGCKYREAAEAEHLHDHSHTAVHGEHHGCSHGHTHDTSHAHGCAHKHD, translated from the coding sequence ATTAACGACACCACCCTGCTTCTCGTCGGCCACGGCTCACGCGGCCGTGAGGGCAACAAGGAAACGATCAATTTCGCCGCGCAGTGGCGCGAACAGCACCCGGACTGGCGCATCGAGGTGTGCTTCATCGAGCACGCCGAAGTGCTACTCGATGCCGGCCTCGACCGCGCGGCGCGTGAAGCAAAACGCGTCGTAGCCATTCCCTTCATCCTCAACGCCGCCGGCCACGTCAAGATGGAACTGCCGCATGCGCTGGAAGAAGCCCGACTGCGCCACCCCGGCGTCGAGTTCGTGGTCACTCGCCACCTCGGCATGGGGCGCGAGATTTTTGCTGTCCTGCAGGGACAGCTCGACCACCTGATGAAACAACTGGCCGTCCCCGACCCGATGACCACCGGCGTCATCCTGCTCGGTCGCGGCTCGTCGGACGCCGGCGCCAATGGCGAACTGGCCAAGATGGCGCGCTGGATTTTCGAGGACAACGATCATGAGCTGGTCGACCTGGCCTTTACCGGCGTGACCTGGCCGCGCCTGGAAACCGTCGTCCAGCGCCAGGTCAGGCTGGGCATGATGCAAATTGCCATTGTCCCGGTCTACCTGTTCACCGGCGTACTCATCGAGCGCATCAAGGAGCAAGTCGAGCGCCTGCAGCGCCAGTATCCGCAAATCAGCTTCGCGCTCGGCACCCATTTCGGCTTCGACAAAGGCATTTTCGAACTGCTCGACCGCAAGGCGGACGGCGATGCAGAAGCCGGCGGGATGCTCGAATGCGATGGCTGCAAGTACCGCGAAGCGGCCGAGGCAGAACATCTGCACGACCACAGCCACACGGCGGTACATGGCGAACACCATGGCTGCAGTCACGGCCATACCCATGACACCAGCCATGCCCACGGCTGCGCCCACAAACACGACTGA
- a CDS encoding precorrin-8X methylmutase: MNPNTATEQLTAAGRAIEHESFAVIDAEAGPHDYTDEQWPLVRRMIHANADFEFNGLTAFHPEAMRAGFEAVLKGNTPIVADVEMICVGLSKPRLAHFGLSTHHYISDEDVIAQAKAENSTRAVQAMRKAHKLGKLDGAIVGIGNAPTALIELVRLIREEGVRPALVVAMPVGFVSAAESKDLMMTVNDVPWVAIKGRKGGSTLVVAAIHAMLSLAEAKQNELAA; this comes from the coding sequence ATGAATCCCAATACCGCTACCGAACAACTGACCGCCGCCGGCCGCGCCATCGAACACGAATCGTTTGCCGTGATCGATGCCGAAGCCGGCCCGCACGACTACACCGATGAACAATGGCCGCTGGTTCGCCGGATGATCCACGCCAATGCCGATTTTGAATTCAATGGCCTGACGGCCTTCCACCCGGAAGCCATGCGGGCCGGTTTTGAGGCCGTGCTCAAGGGCAATACGCCGATCGTCGCCGATGTCGAAATGATCTGCGTCGGCCTCTCCAAACCGCGCCTGGCCCACTTCGGCCTGAGCACGCACCACTACATTTCGGACGAAGACGTCATCGCGCAGGCCAAGGCAGAGAACAGCACCCGCGCCGTGCAGGCAATGCGCAAGGCGCACAAGCTGGGCAAGCTGGATGGCGCGATTGTCGGCATCGGCAATGCACCGACTGCACTGATCGAGCTGGTTCGCCTGATTCGTGAAGAAGGCGTACGTCCGGCACTGGTCGTTGCCATGCCGGTCGGTTTCGTCTCCGCCGCCGAATCGAAGGACCTGATGATGACGGTCAACGACGTGCCATGGGTCGCCATCAAGGGGCGCAAAGGCGGTTCGACACTGGTCGTTGCCGCGATCCACGCCATGCTCTCGCTGGCTGAAGCCAAGCAAAACGAACTGGCCGCCTGA
- a CDS encoding cobalt-precorrin-5B (C(1))-methyltransferase — MPPEIIPVDNPAPAETKAKVRKGDAKRERGNRTGFTTGACSAAAARAATLGLLNSEVAETVVCRLPNGSEVSFTVIDGYVEEVAGLAHAVIVKDAGDDPDATHGAHMTADVRLLRHRAGEVILKGGFGVGVVTKDGLGLEVGGPAINPVPRRNIVDNVRAVAGELLDHDGLEITISVPGGDEMAKKTLNARLGILGGISILGTTGIVRPYSTAAFRASVVQAVDVAARQGQTSVIFTTGGRTEKFAMKQLPELDESCFVQMGDFVKAAFSSAVKREFPKVYVGAMVGKLTKMCQGLAVTHAWKAEVDRDILAESAQEVGAPPDLVEEIRAAETARFAAEKLAGMGLTVAFHQQLAKKAIRSLKKHYPGNYHLAVLVCDFEGQFICRVDEEEA; from the coding sequence ATGCCTCCGGAAATCATCCCCGTCGACAATCCCGCGCCGGCTGAAACCAAAGCCAAGGTCCGCAAGGGTGACGCCAAGCGCGAACGCGGCAACCGCACCGGTTTCACCACCGGCGCCTGCTCGGCCGCCGCGGCCCGTGCAGCAACACTCGGCCTGCTCAACAGCGAAGTCGCCGAGACAGTGGTCTGTCGCCTGCCGAACGGCAGCGAAGTGAGCTTCACCGTGATCGACGGTTATGTCGAAGAAGTGGCCGGACTGGCCCACGCCGTCATCGTCAAGGATGCCGGCGACGACCCCGATGCAACGCATGGCGCCCACATGACGGCCGATGTCCGGCTGCTCAGGCATCGCGCCGGCGAAGTCATCCTCAAGGGCGGCTTCGGTGTCGGCGTGGTCACCAAGGACGGTCTCGGGCTGGAAGTCGGCGGCCCGGCGATCAACCCGGTGCCGCGCCGCAACATCGTCGACAACGTGCGGGCGGTGGCCGGCGAACTGCTCGATCACGATGGGCTGGAAATCACCATTTCGGTCCCCGGCGGCGACGAGATGGCGAAAAAGACACTCAACGCCCGGCTCGGCATCCTCGGTGGCATCTCGATTCTCGGCACGACCGGCATCGTTCGCCCCTATTCGACCGCCGCCTTTCGGGCCAGCGTCGTGCAGGCGGTCGATGTGGCTGCCCGTCAGGGCCAGACCAGCGTGATCTTCACAACCGGCGGACGAACCGAAAAATTCGCCATGAAGCAGTTGCCGGAACTCGATGAATCCTGCTTCGTACAGATGGGCGATTTCGTCAAAGCGGCATTCAGCAGCGCGGTGAAGCGCGAATTCCCCAAGGTGTACGTCGGGGCGATGGTCGGCAAGCTGACCAAAATGTGCCAGGGCCTTGCCGTCACCCATGCCTGGAAAGCCGAAGTCGACCGCGACATTCTTGCCGAATCGGCGCAGGAAGTCGGTGCACCGCCCGATCTGGTCGAAGAAATCCGCGCCGCCGAAACAGCCCGCTTTGCCGCCGAAAAGCTCGCCGGAATGGGGTTGACCGTGGCATTCCACCAACAACTGGCCAAAAAGGCCATCCGCAGCCTGAAAAAACACTACCCCGGCAATTACCACCTCGCCGTGCTGGTTTGCGATTTCGAAGGCCAGTTCATTTGTCGCGTCGATGAAGAGGAAGCATGA
- the cbiE gene encoding precorrin-6y C5,15-methyltransferase (decarboxylating) subunit CbiE, producing MTIKPVEQCTLLGMLDDGWAGLSDTARQRLATADVVIGAGRTLELVRPHLAASAEIFDMGGKLGQVAGWILEARQQGKSSVALATGDPLCHGIASWLTGKLGRDGFEIMPAVSTLQLAFARFKTAWQDIRIATCHSADAGEWFVGATPEHGLYKLMRAIAQHPRVALFTGPENTPDRLARALITAGYGDQARLSVACRLLLDDEIIFTGLAAVDAAQMQFPQPNVVLVERTPDASAPSFGLEDLEYIQRSPEKGLITKQEARALSLAKLRLKPDAIVWDIGAGSGSVGLECARLAPHGHVWAIEKNEGDAANARANAARFRVGNYTLSQGKAPALLDTWPDPDAVFIGGSGGELSELIKLILARLKPGGRLVMNFVTLENLATATASLKENGAAWDVVQLQASRSQPILDMHRMAAQNPVWIVTASKENT from the coding sequence ATGACCATCAAACCCGTTGAACAATGCACCCTGCTCGGCATGCTCGATGACGGCTGGGCCGGTCTTTCCGATACCGCCCGCCAGCGCCTGGCGACGGCCGATGTGGTGATCGGCGCCGGACGCACGCTTGAGCTGGTCCGCCCGCATTTGGCCGCCAGCGCCGAAATTTTCGATATGGGCGGCAAGCTCGGCCAGGTTGCCGGCTGGATTCTGGAAGCGCGCCAACAAGGCAAAAGTAGCGTCGCGCTGGCCACCGGCGATCCGCTCTGCCACGGCATCGCTTCGTGGCTGACCGGCAAGCTCGGCCGCGATGGCTTCGAGATCATGCCCGCCGTGTCCACCCTGCAACTGGCTTTCGCCCGCTTCAAGACAGCCTGGCAGGACATCCGGATTGCCACCTGCCACAGTGCCGATGCCGGCGAGTGGTTCGTCGGCGCCACGCCGGAACACGGTCTTTACAAACTGATGCGGGCGATTGCGCAACATCCGCGCGTCGCCTTGTTCACCGGCCCGGAAAACACGCCCGACCGGCTGGCCCGGGCGCTGATCACCGCGGGTTACGGCGACCAGGCGAGGCTTTCGGTCGCCTGTCGCCTGCTGCTCGACGATGAAATCATCTTCACCGGACTTGCTGCGGTCGACGCCGCCCAAATGCAATTTCCGCAACCCAATGTCGTGCTCGTCGAACGCACACCGGACGCTAGTGCACCGAGCTTCGGGCTGGAAGACCTCGAATACATCCAGCGTTCGCCGGAAAAGGGCCTGATCACCAAGCAGGAAGCACGCGCCCTGTCGCTCGCCAAGCTGCGTCTCAAACCCGACGCCATCGTCTGGGACATCGGCGCCGGTTCCGGCTCGGTCGGCCTCGAATGTGCCCGACTGGCGCCGCACGGCCACGTCTGGGCGATTGAAAAAAACGAGGGCGATGCGGCCAACGCCCGCGCCAACGCCGCGCGTTTCCGGGTCGGCAACTACACGCTGAGCCAGGGCAAAGCCCCGGCTCTGCTCGACACCTGGCCTGACCCGGATGCGGTGTTCATCGGAGGCTCGGGCGGCGAACTCAGCGAGTTGATCAAGCTCATCCTCGCCCGCCTGAAACCCGGCGGCCGGCTGGTGATGAACTTCGTGACGCTGGAAAACCTCGCCACCGCCACCGCATCGCTCAAGGAAAACGGTGCAGCCTGGGATGTCGTCCAGCTCCAGGCCAGCCGCTCGCAACCAATTCTCGACATGCACCGGATGGCGGCCCAGAACCCCGTCTGGATCGTCACCGCAAGCAAGGAAAACACATGA
- the cobI gene encoding precorrin-2 C(20)-methyltransferase has translation MIEPKTYGKLIGASLGPGDPELITRRAWRALQSGARWLYPVKKAEESSYALSIVERGGIAVPGDAVELVFPMTRDAEILAKAWSRAAVQTVELLAEGRDLVFLVEGDASTFATFGHLARVVRELVPAVEVETIPGVSSFAAAAASTGTVLAEEDETFAIIPAAYGVEVIDHLLDEFDTLALLKVKPLVDEVIELLERRELLATSVFIEKVGSPDERVIRDITSLKGEKVNYLSLMLVQNPKRVRGELRRGCRKRKDAAAVDA, from the coding sequence ATGATTGAACCCAAAACCTACGGCAAACTGATCGGCGCTTCGCTCGGCCCCGGAGATCCCGAACTGATCACCCGCCGCGCCTGGCGCGCACTGCAATCAGGCGCACGCTGGCTGTATCCGGTCAAGAAAGCCGAGGAATCTTCCTACGCGCTGTCGATCGTTGAACGCGGCGGGATTGCCGTGCCGGGCGATGCCGTCGAACTGGTTTTCCCGATGACGCGCGATGCCGAAATCCTCGCCAAGGCCTGGAGCCGCGCCGCCGTTCAGACGGTGGAACTGCTCGCCGAAGGGCGTGATCTGGTCTTCCTGGTCGAAGGCGATGCCTCGACTTTCGCCACCTTCGGCCACCTCGCCCGCGTCGTCCGCGAACTGGTGCCGGCCGTTGAAGTCGAGACGATCCCCGGCGTTTCCTCCTTCGCCGCCGCTGCCGCCAGCACTGGCACCGTACTCGCCGAGGAAGACGAAACCTTCGCCATCATCCCGGCGGCCTACGGTGTCGAGGTGATCGACCATCTGCTCGACGAGTTCGACACGCTGGCCCTGCTCAAGGTCAAGCCGCTGGTCGACGAGGTCATCGAGCTGCTCGAGCGCCGCGAACTGCTGGCCACCTCGGTCTTCATCGAAAAGGTCGGCTCGCCGGACGAGCGCGTGATCCGCGATATCACCAGCCTGAAGGGCGAAAAGGTCAATTACCTGTCGTTGATGCTGGTCCAGAACCCGAAACGCGTGCGCGGCGAATTGCGCCGTGGCTGCCGAAAGCGCAAGGATGCTGCTGCGGTCGACGCCTGA
- a CDS encoding cobalamin biosynthesis central domain-containing protein yields MKIAVVSITKHGIALAGKVVAALPGAQLFCPEKFRADAETAAPGTFHCYTGKVGDQVPALFAAFDGIVCIVSLGAVVRLIAPHLKNKETDPAVVVIDEAGKFVIPMLSGHLGGANSLAGHLATALGATPVLTTASDARQTLAVDLLGRELGWTFEATHDEIVRCSAAVVNDEAVALVQESGSEDWWTNHANGRSGPLAANIQRFSRIEEIDPEHFAAVLWISQRALPAGLAARLAGKRVIYRPADQA; encoded by the coding sequence ATGAAAATCGCCGTCGTCTCCATCACCAAACATGGCATCGCGCTGGCCGGCAAAGTCGTCGCCGCCCTGCCCGGCGCTCAACTTTTCTGCCCCGAAAAATTCCGGGCCGATGCAGAAACCGCAGCGCCCGGCACTTTCCATTGCTATACCGGCAAGGTCGGCGATCAAGTGCCGGCCCTATTCGCCGCTTTCGACGGGATTGTCTGCATCGTCTCGCTCGGAGCGGTTGTCCGGCTGATTGCTCCGCACCTGAAAAACAAGGAAACCGATCCGGCGGTCGTCGTTATCGACGAAGCTGGCAAATTCGTCATTCCGATGCTTTCCGGCCATCTCGGCGGCGCCAATTCGCTGGCCGGCCATCTCGCCACCGCCCTCGGCGCGACACCGGTCTTGACCACGGCATCCGATGCACGCCAGACGCTGGCCGTCGACCTGCTCGGCCGCGAACTGGGCTGGACTTTTGAAGCGACACACGACGAAATCGTCCGTTGCAGCGCCGCCGTGGTCAATGACGAGGCCGTCGCGCTGGTTCAGGAAAGCGGCAGCGAGGACTGGTGGACGAATCACGCCAATGGCCGAAGTGGACCTCTGGCCGCCAATATCCAACGGTTCAGCCGGATCGAGGAAATTGACCCCGAGCATTTTGCCGCCGTCCTGTGGATCAGCCAGCGTGCCCTGCCTGCCGGGCTGGCCGCCCGCCTGGCCGGTAAACGGGTGATTTACCGGCCGGCCGACCAGG